In Edaphobacter bradus, the following are encoded in one genomic region:
- a CDS encoding polyphosphate kinase 2 family protein — protein MKLKSPHLIKPGTQVRLSRIATSSTGAFQSPEAAAPVLDSHRKQLADLQEVLYAGQRKAILIVLQGMDTAGKDGTISHIFSGVNPQGCDVSAFKAPTPIESRHDFLWRVHSQLPPRGMIQIFNRSHYEDVLVSRVHKLLPQKTIDKRLDDINRFEQALYDNDIVILKFFLHISRAEQTARLKSRIADSDKHWKLSESDFIERRFWPRYEQAYNDAIAATSKKHAPWFVIPSDHKWYRNIAVSQIIVDAMKSLKLTYPKPSMDPTKVHL, from the coding sequence ATGAAGCTGAAGTCTCCGCACCTCATCAAGCCCGGAACTCAGGTCAGACTCTCGCGCATTGCCACGTCCTCCACCGGCGCCTTCCAGTCCCCGGAGGCCGCGGCTCCCGTCCTCGACAGCCATCGCAAACAGCTTGCAGACCTCCAGGAAGTCCTCTACGCAGGCCAGCGGAAGGCCATCCTTATCGTCCTCCAGGGTATGGATACCGCAGGCAAGGACGGTACCATCAGCCACATCTTCTCCGGAGTCAATCCCCAGGGCTGCGACGTCTCTGCCTTCAAGGCTCCCACGCCTATCGAGTCGCGCCATGACTTCCTCTGGCGCGTCCACTCCCAGCTGCCGCCGCGTGGCATGATCCAGATCTTCAACCGCTCCCACTACGAGGACGTCCTTGTCTCCCGCGTCCACAAGCTTCTCCCGCAAAAGACCATCGACAAACGCCTCGACGACATCAACCGCTTCGAGCAAGCGCTCTACGACAACGACATCGTCATCCTCAAGTTCTTCCTCCACATCTCCCGCGCCGAGCAGACCGCCCGCCTCAAGTCCCGCATCGCCGACTCCGACAAGCACTGGAAGCTCTCCGAGTCCGACTTCATCGAGCGCCGCTTTTGGCCCCGTTACGAGCAGGCCTACAACGACGCCATCGCCGCCACCAGCAAAAAGCACGCCCCCTGGTTCGTCATCCCGTCGGACCACAAGTGGTACCGCAACATCGCTGTCTCGCAGATCATCGTCGATGCCATGAAGTCCCTCAAACTCACCTACCCCAAACCCTCCATGGACCCCACCAAAGTCCATCTCTGA